In Bartonella bovis 91-4, the following proteins share a genomic window:
- a CDS encoding DUF4167 domain-containing protein has protein sequence MRSQQNRRVRNRNNNNNRRGPNPLSRNYESNGPDVKIRGNAQQIADKYISLARDAQGAGDRVMSENYLQHAEHYLRIILAAVGHNSQPAQVDENGEKSCEETGAEDAKIDDRNDEKPVMHAQSQEHNERRKGGKKDVRPSDGLETKGSGLTETVEKGKKTAEGGNETAKKSRRLSHRHAQAQESSSSEKPQTVLKLSEKRNKSAEKIASLPSSGEEEVPKKPRRRKVATTRSVGEKN, from the coding sequence ATGAGGTCACAGCAAAATAGACGGGTACGCAATCGTAATAATAACAATAATCGTCGTGGCCCTAATCCATTGTCCCGCAATTATGAAAGTAACGGACCGGATGTTAAAATTCGTGGTAATGCCCAGCAAATTGCTGATAAATACATAAGTCTTGCGCGTGATGCACAAGGTGCTGGCGATCGTGTTATGTCGGAAAATTATCTGCAACATGCTGAACATTATTTGCGTATTATCCTTGCAGCAGTTGGGCATAACTCTCAACCAGCTCAGGTTGATGAAAATGGTGAGAAGAGTTGTGAAGAAACAGGTGCTGAAGATGCTAAAATAGATGATCGCAATGATGAAAAGCCTGTGATGCACGCGCAATCACAAGAACACAATGAGAGACGAAAAGGTGGCAAAAAAGATGTACGGCCATCTGATGGGCTAGAAACTAAAGGTTCTGGATTAACTGAAACGGTTGAGAAAGGGAAAAAAACTGCTGAAGGGGGGAATGAAACTGCTAAAAAGTCGCGTCGTTTGTCGCATCGGCATGCTCAGGCTCAAGAGTCGTCTTCTAGTGAGAAGCCTCAGACAGTTCTAAAACTGTCTGAAAAAAGGAATAAATCTGCAGAAAAAATAGCTTCCCTTCCTTCATCTGGTGAAGAGGAGGTACCCAAAAAGCCACGTCGACGCAAGGTGGCAACAACGCGTTCAGTTGGTGAAAAAAATTAA
- a CDS encoding CtxA-like, cholera toxin A subunit → MRKTILKSFISLMIFIFSCSAFADSVQIVYRATKATPEDAKIAGGLYPKGLDELWINQPPPNINLWDHVSSVSTTELGNGYISTTTARKFAIGWVHFNLDKNGYVYHIKTTPNFVDVNESLGKYSPYSSEREVAALGVIHWNQIIGWERIRNGKVDPFVPNPDYNERLYGSFSSSGAQPQLAGFPINYKAWTEHPWVEFSNCVSKLFCFPIKSAQEFGEEFFWKAHYSILGVIFAILD, encoded by the coding sequence ATGAGAAAAACTATACTAAAATCATTTATTTCTTTAATGATTTTTATATTTTCATGTTCTGCTTTTGCCGATAGTGTCCAAATAGTCTATCGCGCAACTAAGGCTACTCCTGAAGATGCAAAGATCGCTGGTGGTTTGTATCCTAAAGGTTTAGATGAGTTATGGATTAATCAACCTCCACCAAACATAAATTTGTGGGATCATGTGAGCTCAGTGTCTACTACTGAGCTAGGTAATGGCTACATCTCAACAACAACTGCTCGAAAATTCGCAATAGGTTGGGTCCATTTTAATCTTGATAAGAATGGTTATGTTTATCATATTAAGACTACCCCTAATTTTGTTGATGTTAATGAATCGTTGGGAAAGTATAGTCCATATTCGTCTGAACGAGAAGTAGCTGCATTGGGTGTTATTCATTGGAATCAAATTATTGGGTGGGAAAGAATAAGAAATGGGAAAGTTGATCCATTTGTTCCCAATCCAGATTACAATGAGCGGTTATATGGAAGTTTTTCATCATCAGGTGCTCAACCACAACTAGCTGGTTTTCCTATTAATTACAAAGCTTGGACAGAACATCCATGGGTTGAATTTTCTAACTGCGTATCAAAATTATTTTGTTTTCCTATTAAATCAGCACAGGAATTTGGAGAAGAGTTCTTTTGGAAAGCTCATTACTCTATACTTGGAGTGATATTTGCTATTCTTGATTAA
- a CDS encoding formate dehydrogenase accessory protein FdhE translates to MMKKQTRGMITMLQRNTLFEKKSESNTAHPSPWVKLPDREILFKKRAHRFAHLATTSPNKEDLLFWAHFCNAQQQLTNTLQDFSTALSRFTTVSTPPFDRSKILSLGFYDSVVHNFLNHISTSALPLKYQEAFNQIQQKQDQWRLWGHNLLNYPLSHQHLAEHIFIIGALQIIYCLTASQLDPQTLTPQQNNLCPACAGTHLANIVGGWKGEEKQRLCSCLYCGASWRSAHLQCTFCNTTHNTFHHNFEKDSKNILLDSILIETCEVCRHDYNQLNQQDHSSLNVFADDNENAHPRFFLEISPSFEAEEL, encoded by the coding sequence ATGATGAAAAAACAAACAAGGGGAATGATTACCATGCTACAACGCAATACTCTCTTTGAAAAAAAGAGCGAGAGTAACACTGCCCACCCCTCCCCTTGGGTCAAACTGCCTGATAGAGAAATTTTGTTTAAAAAGCGAGCTCACCGTTTTGCGCATTTAGCCACAACCAGCCCCAATAAAGAAGATCTCTTATTTTGGGCTCATTTTTGTAATGCACAGCAACAATTAACAAACACATTGCAAGATTTTTCCACAGCACTCAGCCGCTTTACAACTGTATCTACCCCTCCTTTTGATAGATCAAAAATATTGAGCTTAGGATTTTATGATAGTGTTGTGCACAATTTTTTAAATCATATTTCGACCAGCGCACTACCTTTAAAATATCAAGAAGCTTTCAATCAAATACAACAAAAACAAGACCAATGGCGCTTATGGGGGCATAATCTGTTAAATTATCCGCTTTCCCACCAACATTTAGCAGAACATATTTTCATCATCGGTGCTTTGCAAATTATTTACTGCCTCACCGCTTCACAGCTTGATCCTCAAACATTGACCCCACAACAAAACAACCTTTGCCCAGCCTGTGCAGGTACACATTTGGCCAACATTGTTGGTGGCTGGAAAGGAGAAGAAAAACAACGGCTTTGTTCCTGCCTTTATTGTGGCGCATCATGGCGCTCAGCACATCTTCAATGCACTTTTTGTAACACAACACACAACACATTTCACCATAACTTTGAAAAAGATTCAAAAAATATTCTACTAGACAGTATTCTCATTGAAACATGTGAAGTATGTAGACATGATTACAACCAACTCAATCAACAAGACCATTCCTCTCTCAATGTTTTTGCTGACGATAATGAGAACGCTCATCCCAGATTTTTTCTTGAAATTTCACCTTCATTTGAAGCAGAAGAACTCTAA
- a CDS encoding lysozyme, whose product MRTISEEGLALIKKWEGLRLEAYKDVMDVWTIGYGHTSMAGAPVVQEGMKITKDEAEAILQKDLAQFEQTVEQTVSQPLTDEQFAALVSFCYNVGESAFCNSTLLKKLNKGDYEAVPAELQKWTKSGGQRLQGLVHRRAAEAGLWAKGAYVCSNYQTVEAKSDVSILTAEFLAPVIGAFSGLTGLFTGYGPVQWALAAVMVIATIVGIFVYLSRMREEQL is encoded by the coding sequence ATGCGGACAATATCAGAAGAAGGGTTGGCGTTAATTAAAAAATGGGAAGGGTTGCGTTTGGAGGCCTACAAAGACGTTATGGATGTGTGGACCATTGGTTATGGGCACACGTCCATGGCGGGTGCGCCTGTTGTACAAGAGGGTATGAAGATTACAAAAGATGAAGCAGAAGCCATTTTGCAAAAAGATTTAGCACAATTTGAACAAACGGTTGAACAGACGGTTTCTCAACCTTTAACTGATGAGCAATTCGCTGCTCTTGTGTCCTTTTGCTATAATGTGGGGGAAAGCGCTTTTTGTAACTCTACACTTTTAAAAAAGCTCAATAAAGGTGATTATGAAGCTGTGCCGGCTGAATTACAGAAATGGACAAAATCAGGCGGGCAACGTTTGCAAGGTCTTGTGCACCGACGTGCTGCTGAAGCGGGATTGTGGGCTAAAGGGGCTTATGTTTGTTCCAATTATCAAACGGTGGAAGCTAAAAGTGACGTTTCTATTTTGACAGCAGAATTTCTGGCACCAGTCATTGGGGCTTTTTCAGGTTTAACGGGGCTTTTTACCGGATATGGGCCTGTACAATGGGCTTTAGCAGCCGTTATGGTTATCGCAACGATTGTAGGTATTTTCGTATACCTTTCTCGAATGAGAGAAGAACAATTGTGA
- a CDS encoding CtxA-like, cholera toxin A subunit yields MRKIILKSFISLMIFIFSCSAFADDIKTVYRATKNDPKDVKITGGFYPRCLDESWIDKPPPSINLWDHMLTMFPTGLGNGYVSTTISREFAMEWIDLNLDKDGYVYHIKTTPNFVDLNESLGKYSRYAIEEEVSALGVIRWNQIIGWERVRNGKVDPFVPNPDYNERLYGNFSSSGAQPQLAGFPIKHVAWTESPWIEFANCTSIASCSPIKSAQEFGEEFFWKTHYSILGVIVTILD; encoded by the coding sequence ATGAGAAAAATTATACTGAAATCATTTATTTCTTTAATGATTTTTATATTTTCGTGTTCTGCTTTTGCCGATGATATCAAAACAGTCTATCGCGCAACTAAAAATGATCCTAAAGATGTAAAAATCACTGGTGGTTTTTATCCTAGATGTTTAGATGAATCATGGATTGATAAACCTCCACCAAGCATAAATTTATGGGATCATATGCTTACAATGTTTCCTACTGGGCTAGGTAATGGCTACGTTTCAACAACAATTTCTCGAGAATTTGCAATGGAGTGGATTGATCTTAACCTTGATAAGGATGGTTATGTTTATCATATTAAGACTACCCCTAATTTTGTTGATCTTAATGAATCGTTGGGAAAGTATAGTCGATATGCGATTGAGGAAGAAGTATCTGCATTGGGTGTTATTCGTTGGAATCAAATTATTGGATGGGAAAGAGTAAGAAACGGGAAAGTTGATCCATTTGTTCCCAATCCAGATTACAACGAGCGGTTATATGGAAATTTTTCATCATCAGGTGCTCAACCACAACTAGCTGGTTTTCCTATTAAGCACGTAGCTTGGACAGAATCTCCATGGATTGAATTTGCTAACTGTACATCAATAGCATCTTGTTCTCCTATTAAATCAGCACAGGAATTTGGAGAAGAGTTCTTTTGGAAAACTCATTACTCTATACTTGGAGTGATAGTTACTATTCTTGATTAA
- a CDS encoding N4-gp56 family major capsid protein, with translation MAVTSIEVNDSLAVKAWSKLLNREISKATSIAPLIGRDSNSIIQLKDETTKAGGDSITFGLRTHLFGEGVSEGEELEGKEEDLKFTSDRLVINELSHAVRVKNEGTIDQQRVLYNLRAEAKNALVDWYADRLSMMFFIQVCGYSADRINFEGREFKLKPVHYGFNRPTAPTDKRIIRPNEKKQDEDIDENDVFDLQLIDQAVERAKLAMPKIRPVRVDGESVYVMYLHPTQVRQLRTNTEPGQWLDITKAIYSGSRMKNPIYNGSLGMYNGVILRESAHVTAGVETVLNNNFVKDTRRAVLLGAQSAIIAFGKDRGATRYKLVEELFDYEREFGVAAKTIIGMKKPVFQLYGHSQGKQDLGTIVITTYAKSI, from the coding sequence ATGGCTGTAACTAGTATCGAAGTCAATGATTCATTGGCTGTGAAAGCATGGTCTAAATTACTTAATCGGGAAATATCAAAAGCGACTTCTATCGCCCCATTAATTGGGAGAGATTCCAATAGCATCATACAGTTGAAAGATGAGACCACTAAGGCAGGTGGTGACTCTATTACCTTTGGTTTGCGTACGCATTTATTTGGTGAAGGTGTTAGTGAAGGGGAGGAGCTTGAAGGCAAAGAAGAGGATTTAAAATTTACAAGTGATCGCTTGGTTATTAATGAACTTTCTCATGCTGTGCGTGTCAAAAATGAAGGAACAATCGATCAGCAACGTGTTTTATATAATTTACGCGCAGAAGCTAAAAATGCTTTGGTTGATTGGTATGCTGATCGTTTAAGCATGATGTTTTTTATTCAGGTGTGTGGATATTCGGCAGATAGGATAAACTTTGAGGGACGAGAGTTTAAGCTAAAACCTGTCCATTACGGGTTTAACAGGCCGACTGCTCCGACCGATAAACGTATAATACGTCCTAATGAAAAAAAGCAAGATGAAGATATAGATGAAAACGATGTGTTTGATCTGCAATTGATCGATCAAGCGGTTGAACGTGCTAAGCTTGCCATGCCAAAAATTAGACCGGTGCGTGTCGATGGAGAAAGTGTCTATGTGATGTATCTTCACCCAACGCAAGTGAGACAATTGCGTACCAATACAGAGCCTGGCCAGTGGCTTGATATTACCAAAGCGATCTATAGTGGAAGCCGCATGAAAAACCCTATCTATAATGGGTCACTTGGTATGTATAATGGAGTTATTTTGCGTGAATCTGCGCATGTGACAGCAGGTGTAGAGACAGTTTTAAACAATAATTTTGTTAAGGATACACGCCGTGCTGTTCTACTTGGGGCGCAAAGTGCCATTATCGCTTTTGGTAAAGACCGTGGGGCTACACGCTATAAATTGGTGGAAGAGCTCTTTGACTATGAACGTGAGTTTGGTGTGGCTGCTAAAACGATTATTGGGATGAAAAAACCGGTCTTTCAGTTGTATGGACACTCCCAAGGGAAGCAGGATTTAGGGACAATCGTTATTACAACTTATGCGAAATCTATTTGA
- a CDS encoding phage tail protein: MSSIYDWSLVAHENARADEIINWAEGQPPSSVNDSARAMMQRIREYLTDSGGTIEAKFTTPKDENNTSIHLVTKSPIAAYTNDIVVRFKAAGINAATTSIVLNQLPAQPVYKMIQDGLVPLSGGEIRTGGLYELVYQCGIDGEDKDGWYLTNPTPAAAPKPVSNFPAGFIATFAMEKLPKGWLLCDGKAYLRENYKSLFAAIGETWGSGDKKTTFNVPDLRGMFLRGLDSKGEIDKGRVLGSRQNDAIKSHTHTGQINNAGEHKHEFLEQIFSVDAARGSALPRYHSYEKRVLTKPAGSHTHTFTINKTGGIETRPVNVAVVYAIKV; encoded by the coding sequence ATGAGTTCGATTTATGATTGGTCGTTGGTTGCGCATGAAAATGCACGTGCTGATGAGATCATTAATTGGGCAGAAGGACAACCACCAAGCTCAGTCAATGATAGTGCGCGCGCAATGATGCAACGCATTAGAGAATATTTAACAGATAGTGGCGGGACAATTGAAGCAAAATTTACCACCCCAAAAGATGAAAATAATACATCTATTCATCTGGTTACCAAGTCTCCTATTGCAGCTTATACAAACGATATTGTTGTTCGCTTTAAGGCGGCAGGGATTAATGCTGCAACAACAAGCATTGTGTTAAATCAATTGCCTGCTCAGCCTGTTTATAAGATGATACAGGACGGATTGGTACCTTTAAGTGGTGGAGAGATACGAACTGGCGGTCTTTATGAACTTGTTTATCAATGTGGTATTGACGGAGAAGATAAAGATGGCTGGTATTTAACCAATCCCACACCTGCAGCTGCTCCAAAACCAGTAAGTAATTTCCCAGCAGGTTTCATTGCGACTTTTGCTATGGAAAAATTGCCTAAAGGATGGCTTTTATGTGATGGAAAGGCTTACTTGCGTGAAAATTATAAAAGTCTTTTTGCGGCTATTGGTGAAACATGGGGCAGTGGTGATAAAAAAACGACGTTCAATGTTCCTGATTTACGTGGAATGTTTTTGCGTGGGCTTGATAGTAAAGGAGAGATTGATAAAGGTCGTGTTTTGGGAAGCAGGCAAAACGATGCTATTAAATCTCATACGCATACAGGACAAATCAATAATGCGGGTGAGCATAAGCATGAATTTTTAGAACAGATCTTCTCGGTAGATGCGGCTAGAGGAAGTGCTTTGCCCAGATATCATAGTTATGAGAAACGGGTTTTAACAAAGCCTGCAGGTAGTCATACGCACACATTTACAATCAATAAAACAGGTGGCATAGAAACACGCCCTGTCAATGTGGCAGTTGTTTACGCTATTAAGGTATGA
- a CDS encoding tail fiber domain-containing protein: protein MSRRKTPQFQTTTQTNAPPIWAQGILQQASSDALDLYNKGIGGNVYEGDRHADLSDATLNAIQGLGDAANQFNNPTINQWLNGPTQSQQNLSDMASGGWIGNNSKFNDALDNALSKTSDAVNQSMAGAGRYGSGAHTGVLTDELGALATNAAAQQYNQDVSNMMNANQMIDKATQNQINAASNFYQGQSNAQSNALKGGMVQDANNQHALDVEREKWMEQDNQAWNRLEQLLKVGTTAAGNYGTQTGQSVTVPSVTKDPLRDAQQLVGLIGSIMGLSDARVKDNIVSVGEKNGYPLYEFNYKGDPQRYRGVMAQDLLHLNPDAVHMDEKTQLLYVDYDKIGFEMEKVTTPENKRFSPSFSLFSGIDFVQQGQAL from the coding sequence ATGAGTAGACGAAAAACCCCTCAATTTCAAACAACAACACAAACAAATGCACCACCAATATGGGCGCAAGGTATCTTACAACAAGCAAGTTCTGATGCTCTTGATTTGTATAATAAAGGTATTGGAGGAAATGTTTACGAAGGTGATCGCCATGCTGATTTGAGTGATGCAACGCTTAATGCTATTCAGGGGTTAGGAGATGCTGCCAACCAGTTTAACAACCCAACGATCAATCAGTGGCTGAATGGACCAACTCAAAGTCAACAAAATCTTAGCGATATGGCGAGTGGTGGTTGGATTGGAAACAATAGTAAATTTAATGATGCGCTAGACAATGCACTTTCTAAAACTTCTGATGCTGTTAATCAGTCTATGGCGGGGGCGGGGCGCTATGGTTCTGGGGCGCATACCGGTGTGTTAACTGATGAGTTGGGGGCTTTGGCAACAAATGCAGCAGCACAACAATATAATCAAGATGTGTCGAATATGATGAATGCCAATCAGATGATTGATAAGGCTACGCAAAATCAGATTAATGCTGCAAGCAACTTCTATCAAGGACAAAGCAATGCTCAAAGTAATGCTTTAAAGGGTGGTATGGTACAAGATGCCAATAACCAGCATGCTTTAGATGTTGAGCGCGAAAAATGGATGGAGCAAGACAATCAAGCGTGGAATCGATTAGAACAATTGCTGAAAGTGGGCACAACGGCAGCTGGAAATTATGGCACTCAGACAGGACAGAGTGTAACAGTGCCTTCAGTCACCAAAGATCCTTTACGTGATGCACAGCAATTAGTTGGATTAATTGGTAGTATTATGGGTCTTTCTGATGCCAGAGTTAAAGACAATATTGTGTCTGTGGGGGAGAAAAATGGCTACCCGCTTTATGAATTTAATTATAAAGGAGACCCCCAGCGTTATCGTGGGGTGATGGCGCAGGATTTGTTGCATTTAAATCCTGATGCTGTTCATATGGATGAAAAAACACAGTTGTTGTATGTCGATTATGATAAAATTGGCTTTGAAATGGAAAAAGTCACGACACCTGAAAATAAACGCTTTTCTCCTTCATTTTCTCTCTTTTCTGGTATTGATTTTGTACAACAAGGACAGGCCCTATGA